From Mycosarcoma maydis chromosome 16, whole genome shotgun sequence, a single genomic window includes:
- a CDS encoding uncharacterized protein (related to ELP2 - 29 kDa subunit of elongator and elongating RNA polymerase II holoenzyme), giving the protein MTPHASNLYISAAFNRANHIADWANAPHSIIAYAANKSIAIWDKPGHASSPGVTQLLATGFSDPITSLKFAQLNAISSHPCIVAGSAQGSLGVWAFRETHGWTRLHTIKAAHQGSISAIGVIRAFDDSFQAGSIFVSGASDGLIKVWLLLDDPSRPPMLVQTIDLKGRFPLDLSILPLPSSTAPHLLMALATTTNKIDIYASSNAASPTTDAAHQLEFQHKLSLEGHEDWVKSLDLCNTFTIADDRERVATVMLATGSQDASVRLWKLAPISQNEPTSSTQQLRSSSPTQDDDFEQMVAKIESDRSTKAGEISTRAHPFFLTCADGTQQSWAITFDALLVGHDNWVTGVRWHPAISTATGQPAQPAQPAALLSSSADNSLILWTPSAHLPEPASTSPFPAFDSTLLSTGGARRTSCPSSLHLASSIWMPSQRFGEVGGASNLGFFGALWQPWSSPSATSDIQQPASAVLAHGWGGSAHIWTLARHEATSTSPRWQVADPVTGHFAAARSLAWEPCGEYLLSCSDDQTTRLHARPMRKNAHSLDSHNATWHEVARPQSHGYDLHSVSWLDRLNFVSAADEKVLRVFAAPRGFVGTAGKSGLHCATLGSEAESRAASRPVAGQDTLLHLSVNPRFGLLASAERHGDLIKQTVQRYCNRQSDSVTAIVSSSLFQRPFDHLSFKQIELYLKWLYAQAWSVAVQRGLMLVNITVLLVPEASLERVARRLYSPDAQVLVDASLDPDSTTRWQNIGVDVRTIESDVGLQGRTEAVGQDDGKGLKCYPVVALGGTFDHLHVGHKILLTMASLIAEQKIIVGVTDDAMLTKKSDAAVLEPIDERIAAVNAFIGLVRLPFTELDQQVVKLEDVAGPAATEANLQALVVTDETLSGAEFIDGKRKENGLASVENWVIGVVGSQGQTELKGDAKALAESKIGSTAIRKWLVAQGARRVQALEATKRHRVSHQLRLSARRQDDTVDQTKDDNIAVRPVGASVPPLGLSNRAVYEGSTIEEAPSASGQPIGSAKESLSAMLRQPPCEEQLSVETLWPELEKLYGHGYEMLWVSANPPNPVDGGRTAGGGRFVASCCKATSQDHAVVRIHDRDENWRECAVLQGHSLSITRIQWSLDSRFVLTCSRDRSWRMFEKVTQAGTAQVRFVPFTGERSHARIIWDCAWSTDVSRPYVFATASRDKTIKIFELQLKQAREKPFDLLQTIKFNEAVTSVTFGADLVIAVGNEDGQVEILQRKFDSNQQPLNEWSTTLKLADIAAEQINQLAFRPPVLDDQDDAILASASEDGCVRLMRISAL; this is encoded by the coding sequence ATGACACCGCATGCATCTAACTTGTACATATCGGCGGCGTTCAATCGTGCCAACCACATCGCCGACTGGGCCAACGCTCCTCACAGCATCATCGCATACGCTGCCAACAAGTCGATTGCCATTTGGGACAAGCCTGGTCATGCCTCTTCCCCGGGCGTCACGCAGCTCCTCGCTACGGGCTTTTCCGATCCCATCACCTCGCTCAAGTTTGCTCAATTGAATGCCATTTCGTCCCATCCGTGCATCGTAGCCGGCTCTGCCCAAGGAAGCCTCGGTGTCTGGGCGTTTCGAGAGACGCACGGTTGGACAAGGCTACACACCATCAAAGCAGCACATCAAGGCTCCATCTCTGCCATCGGAGTTATCAGAGCTTTTGACGATTCATTCCAAGCAGGCTCAATATTTGTATCAGGTGCTTCGGATGGCTTGATCAAGGTATGGCTGCTGTTGGACGACCCTTCTCGACCACCGATGCTGGTGCAGACGATCGACCTCAAAGGTCGATTTCCGCTCGATCTTTCCATTTTACCGTTGCCATCCAGTACCGCACCTCATCTGCTCATGGCACTCGCCACAACCACCAACAAAATCGACATTTACGCCTCCTCAAATGCCGCTTCACCAACTACTGATGCTGCTCACCAGCTCGAGTTTCAACACAAGCTCTCCCTAGAAGGTCACGAGGACTGGGTCAAGTCCCTCGATCTCTGCAACACCTTCACCATCGCCGATGATCGAGAGCGTGTCGCCACTGTTATGCTCGCCACTGGCTCCCAAGATGCCAGCGTCAGGCTATGGAAGCTTGCACCCATAAGCCAAAACGAGccaacatcatcaacgCAACAGCTGCGATCCTCCTCTCCGACccaagacgacgactttgagCAGATGGttgccaagatcgagtcTGATCGCAGCACAAAGGCTGGAGAGATCTCGACTCGTGCTCACCCATTCTTCCTTACATGCGCAGACGGTACTCAGCAATCCTGGGCAATCACCTTTGATGCTTTGCTGGTCGGGCACGACAACTGGGTCACTGGCGTGCGCTGGCATCCAGCTATTTCCACCGCCACAGGCCAGCCTGCGCAGCCTGCGCAGCCTGCTGCACTCCTCTCATCTTCGGCAGATAACAGTCTCATCCTGTGGACGCCTTCCGCGCATCTCCCTGAACCTGCTTCAACATCTCCCTTCCCCGCTTTCGATTCAACACTCCTCTCTACCGGAGGCGCGCGCCGCACAAGCTGTCCCTCTTCGCTTCATCTCGCCTCTTCTATCTGGATGCCCTCTCAGCGCTTTGGTGAGGTTGGCGGTGCAAGCAACCTTGGCTTCTTTGGCGCTCTCTGGCAGCCTTGGTCGTCGCCTTCTGCCACTTCCGACATCCAGCAACCCGCCTCTGCAGTCCTTGCGCACGGCTGGGGAGGCTCCGCACACATCTGGACACTTGCTCGCCACGAAGCGACATCGACAAGTCCTCGATGGCAAGTCGCCGACCCCGTCACTGGCCACTTTGCCGCAGCCAGATCCCTTGCTTGGGAGCCATGCGGCGAGTACCTGCTCAGCTGTTCCGACGATCAGACCACACGCCTCCATGCACGGCCCATGCGCAAGAACGCACACAGCCTCGATTCACACAATGCTACCTGGCACGAGGTTGCGCGCCCTCAATCCCATGGCTACGATCTGCATTCCGTCTCTTGGCTTGATCGACTCAACTTCGTGTCGGCGGCTGACGAAAAGGTTTTGAGGGTCTTTGCTGCTCCGCGTGGATTCGTCGGCACGGCAGGCAAAAGCGGTCTCCATTGTGCTACGCTTGGCTCTGAAGCCGAGTCgcgagcagcatctcgtccTGTTGCAGGACAAGACACCCTTCTCCACCTCTCAGTCAATCCGCGATTCGGTCTTCTCGCATCGGCAGAGAGACACGGCGATCTCATCAAGCAAACAGTACAGCGATACTGCAACCGGCAAAGTGATTCTGTGACGGCCATCGTGTCGTCTTCCCTCTTTCAAAGACCCTTTGACCATCTCAGCTTCAAACAAATCGAACTCTATCTCAAGTGGCTCTACGCTCAGGCGTGGAGCGTCGCCGTTCAGCGCGGTCTGATGCTCGTCAACATCAccgtcttgctcgttcCGGAGGCTTCCCTTGAACGTGTTGCCCGTCGACTCTACAGCCCGGACGCACAAGTACTTGTGGATGCCAGCCTCGACCCGGATTCGACGACAAGGTGGCAGAATATTGGCGTCGATGTCCGCACGATCGAATCTGATGTCGGCCTGCAGGGACGCACCGAAGCTGTGGGTCAGGATGATGGCAAGGGCCTGAAATGCTACCCTGTCGTTGCGCTTGGTGGCACGTTTGATCATCTACACGTTGGACACAAGATCCTCCTCACCATGGCATCGCTTATCGCCGAGCAAAAGATCATTGTTGGTGTCACCGATGATGCCATGCTCACCAAGAAATCCGACGCTGCCGTACTCGAGCCTATTGACGAGCGTATCGCTGCTGTCAATGCATTTATCGGCCTCGTCCGCCTACCTTTCACTGAACTCGACCAGCAGGTGGTCAAGCTTGAAGATGTAGCTGGACCTGCAGCTACCGAAGCCAATCTGCaagcgctcgtcgtcactgACGAGACGCTTTCTGGGGCTGAGTTCATCGATGGCAAAAGGAAGGAGAACGGACTTGCATCGGTGGAGAACTGGGTGATTGGCGTTGTTGGCAGCCAAGGTCAGACTGAGCTCAAGGGCGACGCAAAGGCGTTGGCTGAGAGCAAGATTGGAAGCACCGCCATCCGCAAATGGCTGGTTGCGCAGGGCGCACGTCGCGTTCAAGCTTTGGAGGCAACAAAACGACATCGAGTGTCCCATCAGCTTCGTTTATCAGCGAGGCGTCAAGACGACACTGTGGATCAGACCAAAGATGACAACATCGCGGTGCGTCCTGTTGGGGCTAGTGTTCCGCCCTTGGGGCTGTCGAACCGCGCGGTGTATGAAGGATCCACAATCGAAGAAGCGCCTTCAGCCAGTGGACAGCCGATCGGATCTGCCAAGGAATCGCTCTCAGCTATGCTGCGTCAGCCACCTTGCGAAGAGCAGCTGTCTGTCGAGACGCTGTGGCCCGAGCTAGAAAAGCTGTATGGACACGGATACGAGATGCTCTGGGTCAGCGCTAACCCGCCCAACCCAGTAGATGGCGGGCGGACGGCTGGCGGCGGGCGATTTGTTGCTTCGTGCTGCAAAGCGACCAGTCAAGATCACGCAGTGGTTCGCATACATGATCGTGATGAAAATTGGAGAGAGTGTGCGGTGCTCCAAGGTCATTCGCTCAGTATCACGCGCATTCAGTGGAGCCTGGACTCGCGCTTCGTGCTTACTTGTTCCAGAGATCGAAGCTGGAGGATGTTTGAAAAGGTGACACAGGCAGGTACCGCTCAGGTGCGATTTGTGCCGTTTACGGGAGAGCGGTCACATGCGAGAATCATCTGGGATTGCGCATGGTCAACCGACGTTTCGCGACCCTATGTGTTTGCTACGGCGTCCAGAgacaagacgatcaagatctTTGAGTTACAGCTCAAACAGGCGCGCGAGAAGCCGTTTGATTTGTTACAGACGATCAAATTCAACGAAGCCGTTACGTCGGTTACATTCGGAGCGGATTTGGTGATTGCGGTCGGCAACGAGGATGGCCAGGTCGAGATTCTTCAGCGCAAATTCGACTCCAATCAGCAACCGCTTAACGAATGGTCGACCACACTCAAGTTGGCTGATATCGCTGCCGAACAGATCAACCAGCTCGCCTTTCGTCCTCccgtgctcgacgaccagGACGACGCTATTCTagcttccgcttccgagGACGGCTGTGTTCGCCTCATGCGCATTTCCGCACTCTGA
- a CDS encoding uncharacterized protein (related to arginine-tRNA-protein transferase), with the protein MAEDRAEVQLSIISPTGYTASTCGYCTAPGSGKRSQHKSAKSYGIWAHRLSPYHYQSLIDRGWRRSGQYIYKPDLLRSCCAQMPIRLEARNYKPSKSHRRALTNLLFRVRQTKLKPAKWKGRWSISRDWDIEQRWNEITPFNASQSDASTSSLAWADSVAGPITRKLQVRLALAATSDEKYQLFRKYQAKIHGESEHDISDEPGFRRFLVDTSLVLTWPSTGKPLTRSEQVEWRAKSFDPACLPDQLAYGCYHQEYRLEEKLIAVGVLDILPNCVSSVYVFYDPEYSDWELGKVSALQEIGLTLRLSRLKAMSKVAHYYMGFYIHTCQKMKYKAMYRPSQVLDCDSNTWHNLTDVTKALDAKRFFDWSDDQSRSQKHDGSPDQTLDSDAEQEQEEHVVRLPTRPRPPPGMLDATAILKALEQTLHGACTANEPDVGWDLLQHAMVLEVERQAEGIKPLLISNVLRDHAQSRRESKSNKDAELVQVVECVAALASAQLVAETILFI; encoded by the coding sequence ATGGCAGAAGACCGTGCAGAGGTGCAGCTGTCGATCATATCGCCCACGGGCTACACAGCGTCTACTTGTGGCTACTGCACTGCTCCCGGCTCCGGCAAGCGAAGCCAACACAAATCCGCAAAGTCATACGGCATCTGGGCGCACCGTCTCTCGCCATACCATTACCAGAGTCTCATCGACCGAGGATGGAGAAGATCAGGCCAGTACATATACAAGCCGGATCTGCTCAGAAGCTGTTGTGCACAGATGCCGATTCGACTGGAAGCTCGCAACTACAAACCTAGCAAGAGCCACAGGCGTGCTTTGACCAATCTGCTGTTTCGAGTACGTCAaaccaagctcaagccgGCCAAGTGGAAGGGAAGGTGGAGTATCTCACGAGATTGGGACATAGAACAACGTTGGAATGAGATCACACCCTTCAACGCATCACAGAGCGAtgcttcgacgtcgtcgttggcatGGGCGGACTCGGTCGCAGGACCGATCACTCGTAAGCTTCAAGTTCGTCTTGCTCTGGCTGCTACCTCTGACGAAAAATACCAACTTTTTCGCAAATATCAGGCCAAGATTCATGGTGAATCTGAACATGATATCAGCGATGAACCAGGCTTTCGTCGCTTCTTGGTGGATACGAGCCTTGTCTTGACTTGGCCTTCCACGGGCAAGCCGCTCACGCGCTCCGAACAAGTGGAATGGCGAGCCAAGAGCTTTGATCCAGCCTGCTTGCCCGACCAACTTGCGTATGGCTGCTACCACCAAGAATACCGATTGGAGGAGAAACTCATCGCCGTCGGTGTGCTTGACATCCTACCAAATTGCGTCAGCAGTGTCTATGTGTTCTACGACCCAGAGTACAGCGATTGGGAGCTGGGCAAGGTCTCGGCGCTGCAAGAGATTGGCTTGACCTTGCGCCTCAGTCGGCTCAAAGCCATGTCCAAGGTCGCACATTACTACATGGGCTTCTACATCCACACGTGCCAAAAGATGAAGTACAAGGCAATGTATCGTCCCAGTCAGGTGCTCGATTGTGACAGCAATACGTGGCACAACTTGACTGATGTCACCAAGGCTTTGGACGCGAAGCGGTTTTTCGATTGGTCGGATGACCAATCTCGGTCTCAAAAGCACGATGGCTCACCTGACCAAACATTGGACTCTGACGcagagcaggagcaggaagaACATGTGGTTCGCCTGCCGACACGGCCACGTCCACCACCAGGCATGCTCGATGCTACTGCAATCCTGAAAGCTCTCGAGCAGACATTGCATGGCGCCTGCACTGCCAACGAGCCTGACGTAGGCTGGGATCTGTTACAGCATGCCATGGTCTTGGAAGTCGAGAGGCAGGCAGAGGGTATCAAACCGCTCTTGATATCCAACGTTTTGCGCGACCATGCGCAGAGCCGCCGGGAAAGTAAGAGTAACAaagatgccgagctggTACAAGTGGTCGAGTGTGTGGCGGCCCTGGCGAGTGCACAACTAGTGGCCGAGACGATTTTGTTCATCTGA
- a CDS encoding Brh2-interacting protein Dss1, with translation MSATSSNSQSIKPEAQSSKPTEDNKSSLPSLGALDEDDEFEEFDEQDWNDAETDLSHLTAATSNALGAGVGLTMGASSASTGDHLWQDSWDDDTVEDDFSKALRAELDKQSSAPQAMST, from the exons ATGTCGGCCACCAGCTCCAACTCACAATCTATCAAGCCAGAGGCGCAGTCTTCAAAACCGACCGAAGACAACAAATCGTCACTCCCATCTCTTGgcgcgctcgacgaagacgatgagTTTGAAGAGTTTGATGAGCAAG ACTGGAACGATGCAGAGACCGATCTCTCCCACTTGACTGCGGCCACTTCCAATGCACTCGGCGCTGGTGTCGGCCTCACCATGGGTGCCTCTTCGGCCAGCACAGGCGACCACCTCTGGCAAGACTCGTGGGACGACGACACCGTCGAAGACGACTTTAGCAAGGCTTTGAGggccgagcttgacaagCAGAGCAGCGCACCCCAAGCCATGTCGACCTGA